From a region of the Candidatus Methylomirabilota bacterium genome:
- a CDS encoding cysteine desulfurase CsdA → MSGVTGAVASTTLPETGTTFDVTRIREDFPVLQQRVHGKPLVYLDNAATSHKPTSVVETMQQYYLTGNSNVHRGIHLLSERATEAFEGARAKVARFFNVGDVREIVFVRGATEGINLVAHSFAGPRLTAGDEILISEMEHHSNIVPWQIVCQRTGARLRVVPINDDGELRFDEYERLLGPRTRLVSITHVSNALGTINPVGQIIEMAHERGVPVLVDGAQAAPHLPVDVQAMDCDFYVCSGHKLFGPTGIGVVFGKARHLEAMPPYQGGGDMILSVTFEKTIYNEAPLKFEAGTPHIAGAIGLGAAIDYIDRIGLDRIAAYESELLRYAMDVVSIIPGLRIIGTAKEKAGILSFVLDGIHAHDIGTILDQEGIAIRTGHHCAQPVLQRFGIPATARASVAFYNTRDEIDALVKAISRVGELFG, encoded by the coding sequence ATGAGCGGGGTTACAGGGGCGGTCGCGTCGACGACGCTGCCGGAGACAGGGACGACATTCGACGTGACGCGCATCCGTGAGGATTTTCCGGTTCTGCAGCAGCGGGTTCACGGCAAGCCGCTGGTCTACCTCGACAACGCGGCGACGAGTCACAAACCGACGAGTGTCGTCGAGACGATGCAGCAGTATTACCTGACGGGCAACTCCAATGTCCACCGGGGGATCCACCTTTTGAGCGAGCGGGCGACCGAGGCCTTTGAGGGCGCCAGAGCCAAGGTAGCGCGATTTTTCAATGTGGGGGACGTCCGTGAGATCGTCTTTGTGCGTGGGGCCACCGAGGGGATCAACCTGGTTGCCCACAGCTTTGCCGGACCGCGACTTACGGCTGGAGACGAGATCCTCATTTCCGAGATGGAGCACCACTCGAATATCGTGCCGTGGCAGATCGTCTGTCAGCGGACGGGTGCGCGCCTGCGGGTGGTGCCGATCAACGATGACGGGGAATTGCGGTTCGATGAATACGAGCGGTTGCTGGGTCCCAGGACGCGGCTGGTCTCGATCACGCACGTCTCAAATGCCCTGGGTACGATCAATCCGGTCGGGCAGATTATTGAGATGGCGCACGAGCGGGGTGTTCCGGTGCTTGTCGACGGCGCTCAGGCCGCGCCCCATCTGCCGGTGGATGTGCAGGCAATGGACTGCGACTTTTATGTCTGTTCCGGCCACAAACTGTTCGGTCCCACCGGGATCGGCGTTGTATTCGGAAAGGCCCGTCACCTCGAGGCGATGCCGCCATACCAGGGCGGGGGCGACATGATCCTGTCGGTGACGTTCGAGAAGACGATCTACAATGAGGCGCCGTTAAAGTTTGAGGCCGGAACGCCCCATATCGCCGGGGCCATCGGACTGGGCGCGGCGATCGATTATATAGACCGTATCGGACTGGACCGGATTGCGGCCTACGAGAGCGAACTGCTCAGGTATGCGATGGACGTCGTTTCCATCATTCCCGGTCTGCGCATCATCGGAACCGCAAAAGAAAAGGCCGGTATCCTGTCCTTCGTACTCGACGGGATCCATGCGCACGACATCGGCACGATCCTGGATCAGGAGGGGATTGCGATCCGGACCGGGCATCACTGTGCCCAGCCGGTATTGCAACGGTTCGGCATACCGGCTACCGCCAGGGCGTCGGTCGCGTTCTACAATACGCGGGATGAGATCGATGCGCTGGTAAAGGCAATCTCCAGGGTCGGCGAGCTGTTCGGCTGA
- a CDS encoding SUF system NifU family Fe-S cluster assembly protein, translating into MSDLRELYQEVILDHNKRPQNFRKLDGANRTAEGYNPLCGDQITVYLLVEDQVIREVAFQGSGCAISKASASMMTTAVKGKTTTEVERLFETFHKLVTADPGTPSDLPAAGGEGGRTMGKLAAFAGVREFPVRVKCATLPWHTLHAALEGKAQASSTE; encoded by the coding sequence ATGTCGGACCTGCGTGAATTGTACCAGGAGGTCATTCTCGACCATAATAAGCGGCCGCAGAATTTCCGGAAACTGGACGGCGCGAACCGTACGGCGGAAGGATACAATCCGCTGTGCGGTGATCAGATCACCGTGTACCTGCTGGTGGAGGATCAGGTGATTCGAGAGGTCGCCTTTCAGGGATCGGGATGCGCCATTTCGAAGGCCTCTGCATCGATGATGACGACGGCGGTGAAAGGGAAGACGACGACAGAGGTCGAGCGGCTGTTCGAAACGTTTCATAAACTGGTCACAGCCGATCCGGGGACGCCGTCTGATCTGCCGGCGGCGGGGGGCGAGGGCGGCCGCACCATGGGGAAGCTGGCGGCCTTTGCAGGTGTACGGGAGTTTCCGGTTCGAGTCAAGTGTGCGACGCTGCCGTGGCATACGCTGCATGCCGCACTGGAAGGGAAAGCGCAGGCCTCCTCTACGGAGTGA
- a CDS encoding FeS assembly SUF system protein, which translates to MDTSEIEAEVIEVLRTCYDPEIPVNIYDMGLIYGVTVDPSGLARVTMTLTSPHCPAAAQLPAEVEMKVRCVPGVTDAEVKVVWDPPWDPSKLSEAAKLQLGFL; encoded by the coding sequence ATGGATACGAGTGAGATCGAGGCGGAGGTCATTGAGGTCCTGCGTACCTGTTATGATCCCGAGATCCCTGTCAACATCTATGATATGGGGCTGATCTACGGTGTGACGGTGGACCCATCCGGACTGGCCAGGGTGACGATGACCCTTACGTCGCCTCATTGCCCGGCTGCGGCGCAACTGCCGGCTGAAGTCGAGATGAAGGTGCGGTGCGTACCCGGCGTGACGGATGCCGAGGTGAAGGTCGTTTGGGACCCCCCATGGGATCCGTCCAAGCTGTCTGAGGCCGCCAAACTTCAGCTTGGCTTCCTGTAG